In a genomic window of Bacillota bacterium:
- a CDS encoding alanine racemase: protein MEEMADRPTRVYVDLNAISHNVREIRRKVGPGVEIMAVVKADAYGHGAVQVASAALNNGANWLGVALAEEGVSLRKSGIIAPILILSQTFPNQAKKVIRYGLTASVCSLELAEHLSVAATQEAKKAKVHIKVDTGMGRLGITPHEAAGFIRRVEQLSNLEVEGIFSHLATADENDPRFALAQIQKFSDLVDDLEKSGIKLPYKHIANSAALMRFPQALFNMVRPGIIIYGLSPFSFGQVPADLKRGLDLKPALSFVTRIAYSKKVPAGFGISYGRTYVTKKETFISTLPVGYADGYMRALSGKAMVLIRGKRFPVVGRICMDQCMVDTGDLYVEPGEDAVLIGRQGSDEISADEVASWCGTIGYEVTCAISKRVPRFYS from the coding sequence ATGGAAGAGATGGCGGATAGGCCCACCAGAGTATATGTTGACTTGAACGCTATAAGTCATAATGTCCGAGAGATAAGGCGCAAAGTTGGTCCCGGAGTTGAGATAATGGCGGTAGTGAAAGCGGACGCATATGGCCATGGAGCGGTGCAGGTGGCATCTGCGGCGTTGAATAATGGGGCCAACTGGCTTGGGGTTGCCCTTGCCGAGGAAGGGGTATCGCTGAGGAAGAGCGGCATAATCGCTCCCATCCTGATCTTATCCCAGACCTTCCCGAACCAGGCCAAAAAGGTGATAAGGTATGGCCTTACCGCTTCGGTTTGTTCCCTTGAACTCGCAGAGCATCTTTCGGTGGCTGCCACACAGGAGGCAAAGAAAGCCAAGGTGCACATAAAGGTCGACACCGGGATGGGGAGGCTGGGCATAACCCCCCATGAGGCCGCTGGTTTCATCCGGCGCGTTGAGCAGCTTTCCAACCTGGAGGTGGAAGGCATATTCAGTCACCTCGCCACAGCCGACGAGAACGACCCACGTTTTGCCTTGGCTCAGATTCAGAAGTTCTCGGATCTCGTAGATGATCTTGAAAAAAGTGGAATAAAGTTGCCCTATAAACATATAGCTAATAGCGCGGCTTTGATGAGATTCCCCCAGGCTTTGTTTAATATGGTAAGACCGGGAATCATAATATATGGTTTGTCTCCCTTTAGTTTTGGGCAGGTCCCGGCAGATCTCAAGCGGGGGCTTGATCTCAAACCAGCCCTCTCATTTGTCACGAGGATCGCTTATTCCAAGAAAGTGCCCGCGGGGTTTGGCATAAGTTATGGTAGGACTTACGTAACAAAGAAAGAGACATTCATTTCTACCCTACCGGTCGGCTATGCTGATGGATACATGAGGGCCCTGTCGGGAAAGGCAATGGTTTTGATTCGTGGGAAGAGATTTCCGGTTGTCGGGCGGATCTGCATGGACCAGTGTATGGTTGACACAGGCGACCTATATGTCGAGCCGGGGGAAGATGCCGTCCTGATTGGAAGGCAGGGTTCAGATGAGATCTCAGCTGATGAGGTGGCATCGTGGTGCGGGACCATAGGGTATGAAGTCACATGCGCCATTAGCAAACGCGTGCCCCGATTTTATTCCTAA